The genomic stretch ATTTCTACAGATTACAGCAAGACTTTGAAAACTGTGATTATGGCGCTTTCTGAATGGGGAAGAGCACATAAAAATAATATTAAGCAAGATTTATTTTAATTAAAAGACTGCCTAAATTCCAAAGGCGACATATTGGTTTTCTTCTTAAAAAGCGTACTGAAGGATTGAGAATGTTCAAATCCCAATTCGTATGCAATTTCACTTACCGAAAGTTCAGTGGTTGAAAGCTTTTCTTTCGCTTTACTGATCAGCTTTTCATGGATATGCTGCTGCGTGTTTTGTCCGGTTTGAATTCTCAAAAGATCACTTAAATAATTAGCAGAAAGATTCATCGCTTCTGCAATTTGATGAACGGTCAAAAGTCCTTTTTCAGATGATTCTGTATTAAAATAAACGTTTAAATAAGATTCAAATTTTGTCAAAAGCTGATGGCTTCCACTTTTTCTGGTGATAAACTGTCTCTCATAAAAACGCTTCGAATAATTCAACAACAATTCAATTTGCGATAAAATAATTTCCTGCGTATGATGGTCGATATGTTGACATTCTTTATCAATTTTATATAAAATTTCGAGCAAATCATTCTCTTCATCTTCAGATAAATGTAAAGCTTCATTCACGGCATACGAGAAAAATCCATAAGAAGAAATCGTCTTTGCCAAAGAATGTTTCAGCAAAAAATCTTCATGAAAAATTAGAAGATAACCTGTATTTTCACAATCCATTGTCTTCAGATCAAGATACTGAACTTGGTTTGGTGCCGTAAAACTCAAGACACCTTTATCATAATCGTAATGTTGTTGTCCG from Chryseobacterium indoltheticum encodes the following:
- a CDS encoding helix-turn-helix domain-containing protein; this translates as MNTIQSISAFHKLLSLPEPKHPMVSVINLHESVFIEDEVWKGFVSRYYCVALKRNATGKIKYGQQHYDYDKGVLSFTAPNQVQYLDLKTMDCENTGYLLIFHEDFLLKHSLAKTISSYGFFSYAVNEALHLSEDEENDLLEILYKIDKECQHIDHHTQEIILSQIELLLNYSKRFYERQFITRKSGSHQLLTKFESYLNVYFNTESSEKGLLTVHQIAEAMNLSANYLSDLLRIQTGQNTQQHIHEKLISKAKEKLSTTELSVSEIAYELGFEHSQSFSTLFKKKTNMSPLEFRQSFN